The DNA sequence TCCTGTGGAGCAAGTGCACTGGCAGCCTTCAGTCCCACTGCCTCTTCATCTCTTCCAGCAACCAATTTCACTAATATTGGCTCTGCACCTCCAAAATATCTCACTGAGGCCGCAAACCTTCCCAAAACCAGACGGAAACGTTATATTTCCCAGAACGATATGCTTGCGATACTTGATTACCATAATAAAGTCAGAGGGAAAGTTTTCCCTCCAGCCTCAAACATGGAATATATGGTAAGTCACTTACaataattgacattttttaaataagtagcCTATGATATAACCAGGAACAGTTTGgactttacaaaatatttctgcttGTTTGAACTTTTGCTCTACACCCTCAAAGCAGTTCACTGGgttcagttgttttatttatttcattgtataATTATCTGGCACGTTGCCTGGAAAGCGCATTGCTGCTGTTGTAGTTGGACACATGAGTGTTGCACATGTAACGGCGCTCATCAAAGGATGCAGAAATGCGTACTTCTCCATGTCCATTTGGCACCAGCAGCTGTTGAGCAGATTTAATTGGCTCAGACCACCAAAGAAGATCCTCTGCAGCATAGATCAATGTGCTAAGACTACAGCTAAGCATGGAAATACATCCAAAAGTGCACAGTCATGGGAAATGCTGTAGTGTATCAGATATGTTTCAGTAGATCCAAATATTAGATTTTCTTAAATAACTCTCTGATTTTACCTAGATTAAAGGGGCAAAGCTTTTTGAATGATTTACTGTGGTAAATACAACTAAATTTTCCagcataaaattaatttttgttaatgcaaAACCACCATTTTTACTTCCTATGAAAACTACACAATTTAATCTCCCTATCGTAGACATACAGTAATTTCATTTCTATGGGTGTGAATTTTAAGAAACCCTTCATGCAATTATgcaattaataaattcattttattttagtggactgataaaaatgtattacatgtcTCAGGTCTGGGATGACACTCTTGCAAAGACAGCTGAACAGTGGGCGTCCACATGTATTTGGGAGCACGGTCCTCGCAATCTTCTTAGATTTCTGGGTCAGAACCTTTCAGTCCGAACAGGAAGGTATGCATCTTCACCACCATCATTTCCAGTTTATGATCAGTGATGTTTCCCATGGTTATTTTCCACTATACCAATGGACCTAAAAGAGCAAAGAAAGCATTTCATTACACCATAATGAGATTTGGTgctattttttgattgtttacaGATACAGGTCCATTTTGCAGCTGGTAAAGCCCTGGTATGATGAAGTGAAGGACTATTCTTTTCCCTATCCTCGAGACTGCAATCCCAGATGTCCCCTTAAGTGCTATGGGCCTATGTGCACTCATTATACACAAGTAAGATGATTATGatgatatttgtataattaatttcttcaggtacacaaccgttcaaaagtttggggtcagttatatatgtattttattatttatatgcatgtgtttttgaaCGGTAATAAATCTCATTCAAACTTGACCGTTGCTcactttttgctttgtttttaccAGATGGTGTGGGCAACCTCAAATAAAGTAGGATGTGCCATCAACACATGCCATAATATGAATGTTTGGGGCTCAGTATGGAAGAGGGCAACATACTTAGTGTGCAACTATTCTCCAAAGTAAGTATATGTTTACTTGTGCTTTAGCTAAGCTAAACTGCTAAACCCAAGAGTGAAACTCTTCAGTAACATAATTAGGCTAAACTAGCAACCTGACACGtctctgttaaaacatttttgacgTGGACATCCATGGGGCCTTCTGGTTCAAAGACCTAGACGACCTCTTGCATTCCTGCCACATGTGGAATTTTAGTGGAATTCTACCTCTAATTCCAGAATCAAAGCACCATAATCTTGTGTGGCTGGTGACTTGTAACCtccttttttctgtcttttgatGCGGCACACTTGAGAAAATTCTTAGGCTACTGCAGAGAAAGTTATTTATAAACTCTAGTTAAGAGCTGACTTGCTAGCTGAGAGCTAGTTAAAGTTGATCCAGATTGATTTAAAGCTTGTCTTCTCAATATAGAAACAC is a window from the Cyprinus carpio isolate SPL01 unplaced genomic scaffold, ASM1834038v1 S000006820, whole genome shotgun sequence genome containing:
- the pi15a gene encoding peptidase inhibitor 15-A, with the protein product MNENRLAIDILLLCISCGASALAAFSPTASSSLPATNFTNIGSAPPKYLTEAANLPKTRRKRYISQNDMLAILDYHNKVRGKVFPPASNMEYMVWDDTLAKTAEQWASTCIWEHGPRNLLRFLGQNLSVRTGRYRSILQLVKPWYDEVKDYSFPYPRDCNPRCPLKCYGPMCTHYTQMVWATSNKVGCAINTCHNMNVWGSVWKRATYLVCNYSPKGNWIGEAPYKVGVPCSMCPPSYGGSCSNNMCFPAVNSNYLHWFK